ACAGGTTTTGGTGTGGTACTGGAGTGTCCCAACAATCATTATGTAGGCGTCTCCCGCGATACACATGACGTGTACTCTGTCCCAACCCAGCTGGTAAAACCCAGTGGGCTTGATCCCAAGAAGGGAAGACTGATATTTCTTCCATTCTGGGGATTTAACGTATTCATCAATGTACGTGATCGGAAGATTCAGGGAGGCGGACTTTGGAGACTGTTTTCCGGACAGAAACTCCTAAGCGGCGATTGTGCGATGTACGTCTGTGCCGCACAACTCCCGGATGACGACGTGGATGAACTCAGCAAACACTACTCTCTCAACAATCCTCCGGGCTCCTCCAACCTGGAGGATAGTTATCGGGATGATTTTGAAAAACTTCCTGTCTTTATCGATGAGAACACCGCATTCCAGCATGCCGAGTTCATTTTCCTCAAAAATGAGTTCGACGTCTCAGGAACATTGCAGTGGATAGACTACACCTTTGAATTCAAAGAGTTCGGTCTTGTTTATCTGCCGTTCTACATGGACACCAAGCGAAAAGACACCTACCATCAGATCATCTAAAAGGGTTATACATTATTATGCAGATCGATGGAAAAAGCGTTGCTGTTGCCGCAACATGTATCCTTCTCGGACTTTGTTGCGGTGTTCTCCTCACCCTCGTCCTTGTGCCTTGGGGTGCGGAAAATCATGCAACCTTCGATTTTTTGGAACAGAAAAGCACTCTTGAACCTGTGATAGGAACATGGTTTGGTTCCACCTCTTTTGCCGGAATTTTTACTCTTCAATCAACCCTCGTTTTTTATGATGATCAGTCCGGCAATGTGGTGTATGAACTCAGTTCTCCTTTGATATCTGTACAGAAAACCGGTTTTGACTTCACTTGGGAAAAAGCGGATGAACAAACTTACACTGCAAAAAATTCGGTTTTTGTCATGCCGTACTCCCTTTCGGACGGAAAACATACACTGAAGACCATCCTCAATCCTTCAATCATCGGAATGTCAGATCTGGATGTTCTTTCCATTGATCTCCGATATGTAAAACAGAATGCCGGATAGAGGAAAGGATATCTTTTCTGTAAAATGTCGAAACCAATGGGCACTCCCGAAGAAGATCTCAGGATTCTTCGGGAGATACTCGTTCCTGAGATGATTCTTGAACCGGACACCGGCACCGACGGCAAGCCCCGTCTGAAACTCACCGATCCTGACAACCCGAACACCTGTGTCACGATCACGGGCCTGCTTCCGCATACGATCGCCGTAAAACCCGATGTTGCATCATGTACAGGCAGGTGTTTTCAAAGCAGCAGGGGTGAGGCAAGACGTTCGGACTACATTCTTATCTGTGCCGGAGAGAAGGAGAGATGGGTGGTCTTCATTGAACTGAAGGGGTCCATGAAGTATGCGTCCCTGCATGGGATTGCAAGCCAGCTGCTTGGTTCACGCTGTTTTTTTGAGTATGTACGGTTTACCGGCAGGGTATTTTGGGAGTGTCCGGATTTTCTGAGTGCGTATGCGGAGCGGTATGTGGTGTTTCCCCGTTCGTCAAGGAAAGGGGATGGGGGTATTGATGCGGGGTGTATGGAGGCTCTCGGGGTGATTGAGGTACGGAGGATAGGGGAGAGGATGGGGGTGCGGTTTCGGAGGATGGTGTGAAAAGGGTCAGTGTTTATTATTTACATTCCATTCTTCGATCTTATTTGGCAGTGAATCTACCGTACAGCTCATTATCTCATTTTGAATCCATTTCGGAAGATTTTTCTTAATATATCTCTGTAAATATCGTCCATCTCCTAGTATGAGCAGCCCGCGATCATTTTCAGTTCTGAGAACACGGCCGAGTGCCTGAAGTGCTTTGTTCACTGCTGGTAGATTATAAGCGATAAAACTACCATCCTCAATCCCATATTTTATAGAATATTGATCATTTATGAATATTTGACTTGCTGAATATACGGACAGTGGAAGCCCAATGACGAGTGCAGCCACAAGCAATTCACCCTTGAAATCCAATCCTTCACTCCATTTACCCCCGCAGACACCAAAAAGAATTCCAGATTTACCACGTTCTGGAAGTTTCATAAACTTCTTAATCTGTCGGTCCGCTTCATCTGAATCTCGAGGTTCCTGAAACAGGATTTTTTTATTTATTGATGATCCCAACTTCCTTTTATAATAATTCATCTGATCATAGGACGTAAAATATACAGCCACATTGCCAGGATATTCTATCAATATTCGAATATACTTCAGGATGTTCTCAACATTTTCCGGTTCAGATCGTCGATTCAGCTTTGAACTAATATCAGAGCCACAGAGAATCAACCTATTTTGTGGAGGAAAAATATTTGGTACTGTAAAAGACTTAACGTCCAGATCATTAAAATAATATTTTTTATAAAGATGAATTGGCGACAGAGTACCGCTTGCGAGAACTACCGATTGAAATTTCTGAACAAAATTTTGTATAAACTCTCCCGGATTGATGTACTTAATATGAAGAGAGGGTTTATCCTCGTTCTTTGATAGATAAAACAGGTATTCTCTGTTGTTTTGAATCTGGGCAAGTTTCGAAACGAAAGAATGTATCGTGTCAAGTACCGAATTTTCATCATCAAGCCCAATGATGAGATCAGAGATATTTTGAAGAAGAACTCCAGGATTTTTCCAGTCAGAATTCGTGACTAAATTCTGCAAAATGCTTTCAGGATCAAGTATCATTTCCTGTTCGGTTATTGGTACGGGCGTTTTTAAGAGAGCACGTAATCGATTTAGAAGATGCATTGTAGCAGAAAGATCGAATTTATCTTTGTTTACACCTTTACGCAGCATCTCCATTTCTTCCTCTGCTTTATTTATAGTTATCTCTGAAAGAGTATTTTTTAGGATGGACTGTACTGTTTCCCCAAGATTATGTGCTTCGTCCAGCAACAGCAGAACATGATCCGGCTCGGTGATAAGATTTTTGAATAGGGCATTTTGTATGTCAGTTCGGAAAAGATAGTGATAATTGACAATAAGAACATCTGCCTTTGGAGCAGCTTGCCACAGGACAGCATGAGGACAAAAACTACCGGAAAATTCCATGATGTCCACAGGATCGACGCGATGGGTAAGTAATTCATTACATTTGCCTATCATTGATTGTACGGGTTTTTTTGTGCTATATTCATCAGACCAGTCCTCTGTATCTGCTGAATAGTCGTAACTGTTAAGATAATATTGACAAATGGTAGGAGATTCCGAATCCTCTCTCTTTAAAATTTCTTTGAGGAGAGTACTTTTAAGGGGATTTATACCCGGATCCTGATCAAGTATCTGATTCAGAAGAGTAAGAGTATGTCGTCGAAGTTTTTGACATTTTTTGTAAATGTTTCCAGATGCTGTGGTAGCATAGGGACACAGTTTTGATTTACCAATGAGATAACTATAGGTAAGATCACTCTGCTTGTTTTGACGAATTTGTTCCAGTTCATTAATGAATATTTTAAGTTGTGAATTTGTACGAACTGCCACAATAATTTTATTCCTATTACGCTCAGCTAAAAATGGAATAACAATACTGGATTTTCCAGTGCCTGTAGGTGCATCAACCATCAGAATACCCTGTTCTTGTATCGTTTCAGATACGACTCTAAGCATCTCTTCCTGATGAGGACGATAGGATTCATAGGGAAAATAGTCTGATATTGCAGGCATTGAATGATAGTTATTCTTTCAAGAATATATACTGATAACCACGCACAGTGAAAGTGCATTTTGTTTGAAAAATATTTTATGTTGGATTTTTACAATCATCTATTGTCTGCTTTATGACCAATGCATATTCAGTGACATCAAGATAGTCAGCAATAGTATTTCCCTCTTCAAATAGATTATCATAGACTGCATCCGCAATTCCTATTGCTTTTATCTCTTTTCCTTTTCCTGTAAGAATAGCCAATCCTGCGGGTGTATAATAATCTTCAAGTTCTCCTTTTCTTAGGATGTAGATATGTTCTTGCTGAAATAATGCATCCAGAATATCTTCTAGAGAGTCACTAAATTTATCCTCACCAAGTGATCGAAGAAGACTCAGTGACATTTTCTGTTTTAGGTGCTTTTGTTTGAGGTACTCCCAAATATTTTTGAGGTCATCGCCTACCTCACCGGTAAGGCATGCTGTTTCTATAGCATCGCAGAAGGCTTTTGCATCAAGACTCTGGGAATTCGATACAGATCTTTTGAGAGAACCACAATTTTGAGGTAATTTGCTAGAAATTGTTGATATTTTTGAAGACAATGCGTTGAGAAGATCACTCCTATCGTACACTTTGCTTTCCGTACTCGGTAAATATAATGTTGCATCATCGGATTTCAGAGATAATAACTCTTTTCCACCATGTAAATAGTCGAAATCTGCAATTACATAATATCTTATCCCGAGTTGAGTTAGTAACCAGATATATACAGAGAAATTGCTTTTCCCACCCACATTAATCACAGATATATTATATTTATCCAATGGATTCTCAGGATATCCACTTTCTTTTTCCAGATCCGCAATTAGTGGTAAAAGATACTCCTCGCCGCCCTCGACAAGAATTACAGCATCAGCAAAGAATAATTCTGAGGATTTAGAATTTATGATCTTCTCCAACTTTTGGTTATATTGTTTGTAATCACCTTCATTAGGAACACCAACAATGATTGATTCTCCCGTTTTTGGATCTTTTCTAACTACTTGGATATTCTCAACAGGAGTATTTTTCAAAAATTCAGTAGAATGTGTGGTGAGAATTATCTGATTATCAGGTTTGCCTCTATCATCGCCATGGATAAAATCATCAAGAGAAGATGACAAAGAACGTCTTGCGTGAGGATGCAAATAACATTCAGGCTCCTCGATTGCCAACAATGATCCTGATTTGTGGATCATTTTACAGTAATGGGCAAATAATGAGATGATAACTGTACTCTGTGTACCAGTACCCTTATGATCTAATGTTGTTTCAAATCCACAATCATCAACGTAAATAGAGGCTGTTCTGTACATTTCATTAGTATGCTTTGTCATCAACTGAAAATTGACGGATGTGGCATTGATAGTATTACAGACCTGGGAGGTAATCCCATTAATACACGGAGAGAAAATTTCATTTGCTTTTTCTCTGACACTGTGATTCAGTTCTTCTAATTCATGCCGAAGAGTATCATCGCTGGAATACCAACGCTCTTTTAACATTTTAGAGTACCAGGAATAATTATTTATTTTCAAATTAGAATAGGGACTCCGCACAGCCGGAATAATCACGCTGGTAATTAGAGCGTCTCTCAGATATTTATTAACACCATAGATAAAATCATAGGAATTATCTTTTTTGATAACAATTCCATAGTTGTTTAAAAATTCATCCTCATTATGTTGAACATGTAAAAAGATAGAGATAGAATCAGCTGAATATAATAGAGGTGAAATGAGATCAGCTTTTTTCCAATTTACAGATATACCAGGATATTCTCTTCCATCATAATAGAGATATCTCTCATCAATATCTCCAGAATCATTTATAATCGGCACATCAACAAATGTGTAAAAAACTATATTTCGAGTATATTTCAATAACTCACCCTCGTTAAATGCGGATGCCCGTACTTCCCCATGTTTCAACTCTACGACGACAGTGAACGAGTCAGCATACTGAATGTTCCCAGTGTCATCTTTTTCCGCATGAAAATCATCTTTTTGAAAGGTCAGATATGTGGGATATTTTTCTCCAATGACCAAATCAATTGCCTTAATTATATTACTCTTACCAGAGTTGTTTTTTCCTACAATAACATTCTTACCTTCATGAAAATTCAAATCCATTGATTTAATACTGCGAAAATTCCTGATCTGCACTTTGTTAATATACATACCAATCTCCAAAATTACTTATTAATCCCACGACAATCACACTGACATTCAGTTTGACATATACTTTTTTTATAATATGAGTATTAGATGGCAAATGGGATTAAAGATTGTACTTTGAAAAGATACATACTAAATGGAGTGAATCGGGTGATATGATCTATTGCACGTAAAAAATGAAATTATACATGTAATTTACGGTATACCAAAAGCACTCAATCTCGTTACAAGGTTCCGCAGCCCACCAAATCATATATTCAACCACTAGCCTCATCTTCCTTCAAGCAATCACATAATACATATCATTTTTGCGTCACACCACTGCAAAATACATATGAAAAAATGTGATGAGAGTACATAAAATGGCACATATCCCATTAAATCTCAGAATACTGAGAAAGGAAAACAACAGTCTGCTTGAACTTCCGCTCCCGCTCGTGTGGAAAATGAAGGATTTCGCAGAAGAACTCCTCACGCCGCCTTAAGCTTCTCCTCATCCAGCATATCAAGCTTCGCCGCCACCTGCACCATATCGATTGGAACCGCCACCATATTCAGCGCCGTACTCAGGAAATCCAGCAGAATCTCAAGCACTACTGCAATACCCAGTGCCTCAACAGGAATCCCTAACTGCAGAAAAAGAATCGAGTAACACGCAATACCTCCTCCCGGTACCGGCGGAACCGCAAGAGCCAGAAGACCGCAGGTCAGAATCGCCATAAAAATCCATGACAACGTTATTGGAACCCCGTAATAACTTGCCATAAACATGCACACGCAGAAAAAGATCGCCGCATGCCCTGGCCTTGAAAACGCAGTTCCAAGCGGCACACCAAAGTTCACCAGTCTCGTTGAGATACCGAGCCTCTCTTGACACGTCTGCATGTTCGTCGAAAACGTTGCCGCAGAAGAAGCCGTTGTTAAAGCAATCAAAAACGAAGGGAACAGTTTCTTTGCAAGAAGCACCGGAGAAATTTTTCTGCCGAGAACAACACCGCCGCCCATCAGAACAAGGTTTACCGCAACGCAGAGAAGAATCACGGCAAACAGTTTCCAGAGATCACCGAGATTCTCAATATCGGTCAGCATCAGATGCAGAATACTCACAAAAATGATCACCGGCAGAAGCGAAGTTATCCACTCCATCACCAGCTGAATCAGTGTGCTTGCCTGCCCGACCAGCTGAACAAGCGTTGGAATCTTCTTGTTCAGAATCAGCATCGCAAGACCGAACACCACCGCAAGGAAGATGATTTGCAGCGTGTTTCCTTCCGCGAACGGTGCAATGATGTTGGATGGGACGATGGAGAGCAGCATCGTAAAGATTGCCTGGAATTCGCCGATCCCTTGCGTTCCTCCCGAGGCACTGAACGGGAAGAAGAACAGACAGATGAACGTACAGACGACGAGCGTAAAGTAAATTCTTCCGAAGTAGCGGCCGATAACTTTGTTGCCGATGTTTCCAAGAGTCGCCGTATCCCCGATACTGTAGATACCCCAGAGCAGGGAGAGAAACATCATCGGAAGAGCGATTGCGATCAGAATGCCGATGAAGGTGTCAAATAAGGGAGTGACCAGACCTTCGGCGATGGCATGCGAAACATCGGACGGAAGAGACCGGCAGGCGAGACCGGCGATGAGTCCTGCAATCACGGAGCAGATCAGGTAAACGATCGGGTTGATCTTTTTCCGTTTCGGCATCAGGGCGATCTGGTTTTCGCCGTTGACGTAGTGATAGGACGGGACAAGGCCGATGTTTGCAAGAAGTGTCTGCACCGAGTTGCCGCCGGTTAAGACGCAGTCCTCTTCACCGCCGAACGGGTTAACCCGTGGGCCCGGAACTGCGAGTGTGATGTACTGGCGGCCGAGTCTTCTGCCGCTGCGGAACGTACACTCGCTTCCTTCGCCTAAGACGGAGAGCCATTTGAGAAGAACTTTTTCAACTGCTATCTGCAAGTTTTTGGCATCGTCTGCGTCGATCTGTCCTTCCTTCAGGGTTTTTGCGGTGAGGGAGCTGAGTTCGGTAACTGCCGTTCCGGAGAGGCGGTAGGTGAGGGTTTTCGGGGTGATGTCAAGCTGCATGGATAATCGGTTGTGTAAGTGTACTGTTTGTTGTGGGGGGATAAATAGGGGGGGAGTTGTGAGAAAGGCTGGTCTGTTTATATGGGAGAATTGCCTATATTGTGGTAATGATCACCGGGGTTTTGAGGAATAAGATTGACGGGTTGTGGGAAGTTTTTTGGACAGGAGGTCTGACAAATCCTCTGGATGTGATTGAGCAGATTACGTATCTGATGTTTGTTCACGATCTGGATGATATGGATAATGAGCGATCGAAGGAGAGCGTGATGCTGGGGTTGTCGTACTCAAGCATTTTTGATCGGAAGGTGAGGATTTCAGAGGAGCTTTGTGATGCGAAGATTTTGAAGTGGTCGGTGTTTCGGGATTTTCCGGCAGCAAGAATGTATGAGGTGATGCAGTCCGGCGTTTTTCCGTTTATCAAATCTCTTGATTCGAATCGTGATAGTGCGTACTCGCAGTATATGGGAGATGCGATTTTTAAGGTGCCGACTCCGGCGAAGTTAACGCAGATTGTGGATGCTCTGGATGGGATTTATGGTTTGATGAAGCAGGGGGAGATGGATGATACGAAGGGGGATGTGTATGAGTATCTGCTTTCAAAGATTTCAACGTCGGGGACGAACGGGCAGTTTCGTACACCGAGGCATATTATCCGGATGATGGTGGAGCTGATGGCACCAAAGCCGGGAGAGGTTATCTGTGATCCGGCGTGTGGGACTGCCGGGTTTTTGGTTTCTGTTGGAGAGTATTTGCGTGAACGATATCTTGAGGAGATCTTTTATGATAAGGATCAGCTGAGCCATTATCATGCGGGGATGTTTTTTGGGTATGATATGGATCGGACGATGCTGCGGATTGGGGCGATGAATATGATGACGCATGGTGTTCGAAGTCCGCATATTGAGTACCGGGATAGTTTGTCGGATCAGAATACGGATGCGGGAAAGTTTTCTTTGATTCTGACGAATCCTCCGTTTAAGGGTAGTCTGGACTTTGATATTGTGTCGAGTGATCTTTTGCGGGTTGCGAAGACGAAGAAGACGGAGCTGTTGTTTCTGGTTTTGTTTTTGCGGATGCTGAAGGTTGGCGGACGGTGTGCGGTGATTGTGCCGGATGGTGTTTTGTTCGGGTCGTCTTCAGCACACAAGGCGGTGCGGAAAGAGTTGGTGGAGAACAACCGGCTGGAGGCGATAATTTCGATGCCATCCGGAGTGTTCAAGCCGTATGCGGGAGTTTCAACTGCGATTGTGATCTTTACGAAGACCGGACATGGTGGGACGGATAAGGTGTGGATGTATGATATGGAGGCAGACGGTTTTTCTCTGGATGATAA
Above is a genomic segment from Methanorbis furvi containing:
- a CDS encoding ATP-dependent DNA helicase, with the translated sequence MPAISDYFPYESYRPHQEEMLRVVSETIQEQGILMVDAPTGTGKSSIVIPFLAERNRNKIIVAVRTNSQLKIFINELEQIRQNKQSDLTYSYLIGKSKLCPYATTASGNIYKKCQKLRRHTLTLLNQILDQDPGINPLKSTLLKEILKREDSESPTICQYYLNSYDYSADTEDWSDEYSTKKPVQSMIGKCNELLTHRVDPVDIMEFSGSFCPHAVLWQAAPKADVLIVNYHYLFRTDIQNALFKNLITEPDHVLLLLDEAHNLGETVQSILKNTLSEITINKAEEEMEMLRKGVNKDKFDLSATMHLLNRLRALLKTPVPITEQEMILDPESILQNLVTNSDWKNPGVLLQNISDLIIGLDDENSVLDTIHSFVSKLAQIQNNREYLFYLSKNEDKPSLHIKYINPGEFIQNFVQKFQSVVLASGTLSPIHLYKKYYFNDLDVKSFTVPNIFPPQNRLILCGSDISSKLNRRSEPENVENILKYIRILIEYPGNVAVYFTSYDQMNYYKRKLGSSINKKILFQEPRDSDEADRQIKKFMKLPERGKSGILFGVCGGKWSEGLDFKGELLVAALVIGLPLSVYSASQIFINDQYSIKYGIEDGSFIAYNLPAVNKALQALGRVLRTENDRGLLILGDGRYLQRYIKKNLPKWIQNEIMSCTVDSLPNKIEEWNVNNKH
- a CDS encoding ATP-dependent nuclease, with product MYINKVQIRNFRSIKSMDLNFHEGKNVIVGKNNSGKSNIIKAIDLVIGEKYPTYLTFQKDDFHAEKDDTGNIQYADSFTVVVELKHGEVRASAFNEGELLKYTRNIVFYTFVDVPIINDSGDIDERYLYYDGREYPGISVNWKKADLISPLLYSADSISIFLHVQHNEDEFLNNYGIVIKKDNSYDFIYGVNKYLRDALITSVIIPAVRSPYSNLKINNYSWYSKMLKERWYSSDDTLRHELEELNHSVREKANEIFSPCINGITSQVCNTINATSVNFQLMTKHTNEMYRTASIYVDDCGFETTLDHKGTGTQSTVIISLFAHYCKMIHKSGSLLAIEEPECYLHPHARRSLSSSLDDFIHGDDRGKPDNQIILTTHSTEFLKNTPVENIQVVRKDPKTGESIIVGVPNEGDYKQYNQKLEKIINSKSSELFFADAVILVEGGEEYLLPLIADLEKESGYPENPLDKYNISVINVGGKSNFSVYIWLLTQLGIRYYVIADFDYLHGGKELLSLKSDDATLYLPSTESKVYDRSDLLNALSSKISTISSKLPQNCGSLKRSVSNSQSLDAKAFCDAIETACLTGEVGDDLKNIWEYLKQKHLKQKMSLSLLRSLGEDKFSDSLEDILDALFQQEHIYILRKGELEDYYTPAGLAILTGKGKEIKAIGIADAVYDNLFEEGNTIADYLDVTEYALVIKQTIDDCKNPT
- a CDS encoding dicarboxylate/amino acid:cation symporter, whose protein sequence is MQLDITPKTLTYRLSGTAVTELSSLTAKTLKEGQIDADDAKNLQIAVEKVLLKWLSVLGEGSECTFRSGRRLGRQYITLAVPGPRVNPFGGEEDCVLTGGNSVQTLLANIGLVPSYHYVNGENQIALMPKRKKINPIVYLICSVIAGLIAGLACRSLPSDVSHAIAEGLVTPLFDTFIGILIAIALPMMFLSLLWGIYSIGDTATLGNIGNKVIGRYFGRIYFTLVVCTFICLFFFPFSASGGTQGIGEFQAIFTMLLSIVPSNIIAPFAEGNTLQIIFLAVVFGLAMLILNKKIPTLVQLVGQASTLIQLVMEWITSLLPVIIFVSILHLMLTDIENLGDLWKLFAVILLCVAVNLVLMGGGVVLGRKISPVLLAKKLFPSFLIALTTASSAATFSTNMQTCQERLGISTRLVNFGVPLGTAFSRPGHAAIFFCVCMFMASYYGVPITLSWIFMAILTCGLLALAVPPVPGGGIACYSILFLQLGIPVEALGIAVVLEILLDFLSTALNMVAVPIDMVQVAAKLDMLDEEKLKAA
- a CDS encoding class I SAM-dependent DNA methyltransferase: MITGVLRNKIDGLWEVFWTGGLTNPLDVIEQITYLMFVHDLDDMDNERSKESVMLGLSYSSIFDRKVRISEELCDAKILKWSVFRDFPAARMYEVMQSGVFPFIKSLDSNRDSAYSQYMGDAIFKVPTPAKLTQIVDALDGIYGLMKQGEMDDTKGDVYEYLLSKISTSGTNGQFRTPRHIIRMMVELMAPKPGEVICDPACGTAGFLVSVGEYLRERYLEEIFYDKDQLSHYHAGMFFGYDMDRTMLRIGAMNMMTHGVRSPHIEYRDSLSDQNTDAGKFSLILTNPPFKGSLDFDIVSSDLLRVAKTKKTELLFLVLFLRMLKVGGRCAVIVPDGVLFGSSSAHKAVRKELVENNRLEAIISMPSGVFKPYAGVSTAIVIFTKTGHGGTDKVWMYDMEADGFSLDDKRSPVGDNDISDIVSRFHNLSGEEGRARTEKSFFVPKEEIVGNGYDLSVNKYREVVYEAEEFPPTIEILAEIRRIEGEIMKGIDELERMI